In one Parageobacillus genomosp. 1 genomic region, the following are encoded:
- the brnQ gene encoding branched-chain amino acid transport system II carrier protein, translating to MKKKDIFFTGLMLFALFFGAGNLIFPPYLGMEAGKAVWPAIFGFVVTGVSLPILAVAAIALAKDGIQSIGNYVHPLFSSCFSLAVYLAIGPFFGIPRGANVTYEMGIKPFFNGNDDTLSLLIFTIIFFVVVYWLSLNPSKLVDRIGEILTPILLLSIAVLCVAGIIQLQNPLQAPTEKYASAPFFKGFMEGYLTMDTIAALAFGIVVVNALKDRGVRQQSSMVKATIQAGLIAGIGLALVYIATALVGAKMTLNGPFENGGDLLSNAAALLFGSGGKLLLGVIVALACLTTCIGLTAACAQYFHEINPNISYKTYVTIITIFSLVVSNLGLNQLISISVPVLTMIYPLAIVLVIMSFFHRFYQGSAKTYGMALLFTAVFSVYDGLNAFGMEAKWLKPLLSWAPFFSVGLGWLVPAIIGAIIGFMIDNIVLKQHRTA from the coding sequence ATGAAGAAAAAAGACATTTTCTTTACAGGGTTAATGCTTTTTGCCTTGTTTTTCGGGGCAGGGAACTTAATTTTTCCGCCGTATCTTGGCATGGAAGCGGGGAAAGCGGTTTGGCCGGCGATTTTCGGGTTTGTCGTTACTGGGGTGAGTTTGCCTATTTTGGCTGTTGCTGCTATTGCGCTAGCCAAAGATGGGATTCAATCGATTGGGAATTATGTTCATCCTCTGTTTAGTTCATGCTTTTCGCTTGCAGTCTATTTAGCAATCGGTCCGTTTTTCGGGATCCCGCGAGGAGCGAACGTCACTTATGAAATGGGAATCAAACCGTTTTTCAACGGGAATGACGACACGTTATCGCTGTTAATATTTACTATTATTTTTTTCGTGGTCGTTTATTGGTTAAGCTTAAATCCGTCGAAGCTGGTCGATCGCATTGGGGAAATATTGACGCCTATTTTGCTTCTTTCTATTGCCGTTCTTTGCGTCGCAGGGATCATCCAGCTGCAAAATCCGCTGCAAGCACCGACGGAAAAATATGCTTCCGCCCCGTTTTTTAAAGGATTTATGGAAGGGTATTTAACAATGGATACGATCGCGGCGCTTGCGTTCGGGATTGTCGTTGTAAACGCGTTAAAAGATCGGGGCGTGCGTCAGCAATCGTCAATGGTAAAAGCCACTATTCAAGCAGGGCTGATTGCGGGAATAGGCTTGGCGTTAGTTTACATAGCGACCGCGTTGGTCGGGGCAAAAATGACTTTAAATGGTCCATTTGAAAATGGCGGGGATTTATTATCGAATGCGGCTGCGCTTTTATTTGGCAGCGGCGGGAAGCTGTTGCTTGGCGTCATTGTCGCCTTAGCGTGTTTAACGACCTGCATCGGGTTAACCGCGGCATGCGCGCAATATTTTCATGAAATAAATCCAAACATATCGTATAAAACCTATGTGACGATCATTACGATTTTCAGCTTAGTCGTTTCGAATTTAGGATTAAATCAACTGATTTCAATTTCCGTTCCGGTGTTAACGATGATTTATCCTTTAGCCATTGTGCTTGTCATCATGTCGTTTTTTCATCGCTTCTATCAAGGTTCGGCGAAAACGTATGGGATGGCTTTGCTGTTTACCGCCGTGTTCAGCGTATACGATGGCTTGAACGCGTTTGGCATGGAGGCCAAGTGGCTGAAGCCGTTATTATCTTGGGCCCCATTTTTCTCGGTTGGATTAGGATGGTTGGTTCCTGCCATCATAGGGGCAATCATCGGCTTTATGATAGACAATATCGTCTTAAAGCAGCATAGGACAGCGTAA
- a CDS encoding glycoside hydrolase family 130 protein has translation MHIYRYEENPLITPKDVPPYHEGFEVIGTFNAGVTKFQDEIILLLRVAERPVSHDENIVKAPVFNPDTGLVEIYEFRKDDPRYDFSDPRVIKNASTGQFVYLTSLSYLRIARSKDGRHFTVEDKPFVYPSNQLEAFGIEDPRITLIDGTYYIYFSAVSPKGVGEAMVSTKDFQQITHHGMIFAPENKDVLIFPEKINGKYYALHRPVPKSNGSPEIWIAESDNLLYWGNHQFLFGLREDKWDNGRIGGGAVPIKTERGWLELYHGASKDDRYCMGAVLLDLHDPTKVIARSEQPILEPEADYETNGFFGNVVFSCGAIVEGDMVKMYYGVADTSMACAELRLSEILDSLTYF, from the coding sequence ATGCACATTTATCGGTACGAAGAAAATCCGCTCATTACCCCGAAAGATGTTCCGCCCTATCATGAAGGATTTGAAGTAATCGGAACATTTAACGCGGGGGTGACGAAGTTTCAAGATGAGATTATTTTGCTTCTTCGCGTGGCGGAACGGCCGGTGTCGCATGATGAGAATATCGTGAAAGCGCCTGTGTTTAATCCCGATACAGGGTTAGTGGAAATATACGAATTTCGCAAAGATGATCCAAGATATGATTTTTCCGACCCGCGGGTGATTAAGAACGCTTCGACAGGCCAGTTTGTTTACTTGACGTCTTTGTCTTATTTGCGCATTGCCCGCAGCAAGGATGGAAGACATTTTACCGTGGAGGACAAACCGTTTGTGTATCCGTCTAATCAACTCGAAGCATTTGGGATAGAAGATCCGCGCATTACATTGATTGACGGCACCTATTATATTTACTTCAGTGCGGTTTCTCCTAAAGGGGTAGGGGAAGCGATGGTATCGACAAAAGATTTTCAGCAAATCACGCATCATGGGATGATTTTCGCGCCGGAGAATAAAGATGTGCTGATTTTTCCGGAAAAAATCAATGGAAAATACTACGCATTGCATCGCCCGGTACCGAAGAGCAATGGTTCGCCGGAAATATGGATTGCCGAGTCCGATAACTTGCTGTATTGGGGGAACCATCAGTTTTTGTTTGGATTGCGGGAAGATAAGTGGGATAACGGACGCATCGGCGGCGGAGCCGTTCCGATCAAAACGGAGCGCGGCTGGCTTGAGCTGTATCACGGCGCTTCTAAAGATGATCGTTACTGTATGGGAGCGGTTTTACTGGATTTGCATGACCCGACCAAAGTGATCGCCCGTTCGGAACAGCCGATTTTAGAGCCGGAAGCAGATTATGAAACGAACGGATTTTTCGGCAATGTCGTGTTTTCGTGCGGGGCGATTGTCGAAGGAGATATGGTGAAAATGTACTATGGGGTAGCGGACACTTCCATGGCTTGCGCGGAGCTTCGTTTAAGCGAAATTTTGGATTCGCTTACGTATTTTTAA
- a CDS encoding SH3 domain-containing protein: MRLRRIRLLLFLFCLAMMAGLALPALAAKDERQTVVVTEKEVNVRQGPGTPYRVIMKADQGETYRVVEEKDGWVKVQVKPNQAGWVAKPYIAYVRKQAVVAEDGLRARAAPSLSGDVIGRLSQGQLVYVVETEDDWVKVVTSSLIGWVSSSYLSSYHRQDTTGKTGWVTADSLNVRAQPSLTAERVGKVTYGEQVTITDKQENWYQILMNNGKVGWVSSEYISTASKTASSFVTVLYPNVNIRALPSLESPVQAMAQSGERYRVLGKIGNWYEVELPNGTRGYIAGWLVSASMEDQRGSKTLEGKTIVIDAGHGGKDSGTTSKTGLMEKTLTLKTVQLLKKKLEPYGANVVLTRSDDRYLTLQERVETAYRYRADAFISIHYDSSKDPNAAGTTIYYYDLFSDYLFAWSFHEPFSRMMAIPFRGISFGDYYVIRENKLPSVLMELGYLSNPTEASIISTNSYQQQVTDAIVNGVRNYFE; this comes from the coding sequence TTGCGTTTACGGCGGATAAGATTGCTATTATTTTTGTTTTGCCTCGCTATGATGGCGGGGTTGGCGCTGCCGGCGCTCGCGGCAAAAGATGAGAGACAGACGGTAGTCGTGACAGAAAAGGAAGTGAACGTTCGCCAAGGACCGGGAACGCCCTATCGCGTTATCATGAAGGCCGATCAAGGAGAAACGTATCGTGTCGTTGAGGAAAAAGATGGATGGGTGAAAGTACAGGTAAAGCCAAATCAAGCAGGATGGGTCGCAAAACCATATATAGCTTATGTCCGCAAGCAGGCTGTAGTGGCAGAGGATGGGCTGCGGGCGCGGGCTGCCCCAAGCCTTAGTGGAGATGTCATTGGCCGTCTTTCTCAAGGCCAGCTTGTTTACGTGGTAGAAACCGAGGATGACTGGGTGAAAGTCGTCACTTCTTCGCTTATTGGCTGGGTCTCCTCTTCTTATCTTTCCTCATACCATCGCCAGGACACGACAGGGAAAACTGGTTGGGTAACGGCAGATTCACTCAATGTGCGGGCGCAGCCGTCATTGACGGCGGAACGGGTTGGAAAAGTAACCTATGGGGAGCAGGTGACCATTACGGATAAGCAAGAAAATTGGTATCAAATCTTGATGAATAACGGCAAAGTAGGCTGGGTGTCCAGTGAATATATTTCTACTGCTTCGAAGACAGCGTCTTCTTTTGTGACCGTATTGTATCCTAATGTAAACATCCGTGCGCTTCCGTCCCTTGAAAGCCCTGTCCAGGCGATGGCGCAATCCGGTGAGCGCTACCGCGTGCTCGGGAAAATCGGCAATTGGTATGAAGTTGAACTGCCAAATGGGACGCGAGGCTATATTGCCGGCTGGCTTGTTTCCGCTAGTATGGAGGATCAACGTGGCTCGAAAACATTGGAAGGAAAAACGATCGTGATCGATGCGGGCCACGGCGGTAAAGACAGCGGCACGACTAGCAAAACAGGATTGATGGAAAAGACGTTGACACTAAAAACGGTGCAGCTGTTAAAGAAAAAGCTCGAACCGTACGGGGCGAATGTCGTGTTGACGCGATCCGATGACCGTTACCTCACCCTGCAAGAGCGAGTGGAAACGGCGTACCGTTATCGCGCTGATGCGTTTATCAGCATTCACTACGATAGCTCCAAAGACCCGAATGCGGCGGGAACGACAATCTATTATTACGATCTGTTTTCTGACTACTTGTTTGCCTGGTCGTTTCATGAGCCGTTTTCGCGCATGATGGCGATTCCATTCCGCGGCATCAGCTTCGGAGACTATTACGTCATTCGCGAAAACAAACTGCCGTCGGTGCTGATGGAGCTCGGATATTTAAGCAACCCGACCGAGGCAAGCATCATTTCCACCAATTCCTACCAGCAGCAAGTCACCGATGCGATTGTGAACGGGGTTCGCAATTATTTTGAATGA
- a CDS encoding MTP-1 family protein: MLFRKPSIKTCEALLEEFRYAAQPFKAEKLVFTGVGERDVYNISAPFEDEGELVIAGRVESRDSEHSEVYFFVQRDDGKWTPREGAPVFALQDPFVSKIHGHLVFGGVQIFPHPTIEGNLGWRTVFYRGKNVASLKEFAKGPDGMKDIRLVELKDGSIGVFTRPQGEKGGRGKIGFTRIASLDDLTIEVIEGAPLLDNQFIDEEWGGVNELHLLANGLVGVLGHIAYLDKEGNRHYYPMVFVLNPDTMETSNIELIATRSHFLEGPAKRPDLVDVVFSGGLIRKKDGTADLYAGISDAEAQKITIVDPFIKYERQE; encoded by the coding sequence ATGCTATTTAGGAAACCTTCGATCAAAACATGCGAGGCATTATTGGAAGAGTTCCGATATGCGGCGCAGCCGTTTAAGGCGGAAAAACTAGTGTTTACGGGCGTGGGAGAAAGAGACGTGTATAATATTTCCGCGCCGTTTGAAGATGAGGGAGAGCTGGTCATTGCCGGTCGAGTGGAGTCAAGAGATAGCGAACACTCGGAAGTTTATTTCTTTGTCCAGCGGGATGATGGGAAATGGACGCCAAGGGAAGGAGCGCCTGTTTTTGCCCTACAAGATCCTTTTGTTTCGAAAATTCATGGCCATTTAGTTTTCGGCGGGGTGCAAATTTTCCCTCATCCAACCATCGAGGGCAATTTAGGCTGGAGAACGGTTTTTTACAGAGGGAAGAATGTCGCTAGTTTAAAAGAGTTTGCCAAAGGGCCGGATGGGATGAAAGATATTCGCTTAGTCGAGCTGAAAGACGGGTCGATCGGCGTGTTTACACGCCCGCAAGGAGAAAAAGGAGGACGCGGAAAAATTGGATTTACCCGCATCGCGTCACTAGATGATTTGACGATCGAAGTGATCGAAGGTGCTCCGCTCTTGGATAATCAATTCATCGATGAAGAATGGGGCGGGGTCAATGAACTGCACTTGCTTGCGAATGGGCTGGTCGGCGTTCTCGGACACATTGCCTATTTGGATAAAGAAGGCAACCGCCATTATTATCCGATGGTGTTTGTATTGAACCCGGATACGATGGAAACTTCGAATATCGAATTGATCGCGACGCGTTCGCATTTTCTCGAAGGCCCCGCAAAGCGGCCGGACCTTGTCGATGTCGTATTTAGCGGCGGATTAATTCGGAAAAAGGATGGAACGGCGGACCTCTATGCGGGAATTAGCGATGCGGAAGCACAAAAAATTACCATTGTCGATCCATTCATTAAATACGAAAGGCAGGAATAG
- a CDS encoding macro domain-containing protein has translation MIKAVRGDITKLQDVSYICNAANGIGPMGGGVAAAIRKAGGKEIETEAIKVCQEQNPMPGDLYVTHAGTLPFQGIIHLVTMKQPAGATSYDIVKTCLNNLVAYCQQHGIDKVALPALGTGVGNLDKTKVAAIFKEVLEPVKDIEFIVVDIDEEFITLFVGNSNVN, from the coding sequence ATGATCAAAGCCGTGCGTGGAGACATTACCAAGCTTCAAGATGTTTCGTACATTTGCAACGCAGCAAACGGAATCGGCCCGATGGGGGGAGGAGTTGCGGCTGCGATTCGCAAAGCCGGCGGCAAAGAGATTGAGACAGAAGCGATCAAAGTTTGTCAGGAGCAAAATCCGATGCCAGGCGATCTTTATGTCACCCATGCGGGAACCCTTCCGTTTCAAGGAATCATTCATCTTGTAACGATGAAACAGCCGGCAGGGGCGACCTCTTATGACATTGTTAAAACATGTTTAAACAATTTAGTCGCTTACTGTCAACAACACGGCATTGACAAGGTAGCCCTTCCAGCGTTAGGAACAGGGGTAGGAAATTTGGATAAAACAAAAGTCGCCGCCATCTTCAAAGAAGTGTTGGAGCCGGTGAAAGACATTGAATTTATCGTTGTTGATATTGACGAAGAATTTATCACATTATTCGTTGGAAACAGTAATGTTAACTAA
- a CDS encoding substrate-binding domain-containing protein, translated as MKKRVTMQDIADRLNISKNSVSQALRGKDGVSKETRELVKRVAKEMGYQYPSSRKQPRGGKAGSIALIASDRTFSLKFFGEIYLSIEKEVLSRGMKLHIQSINQKQKEELILPSFIEDKLVDGVLILSHISTKYINKVIATGIPTVLVDHHHPNIQADAVLTNNRFGAYMAVQHLLELNHKEIAFVGDIDCSPSYQERYEGYLLALKDYGIEPKEEFIFHHAKEDEKVISHYIRQLKQQPTAWFCVNDGFGFFVSSSLQQQGIKVPAQASVCSYDNGQLSQISIPKITTVDIDLNLYGKRAVELLLWRLENKNEPFQEILLSTKLIKRESTAFAPNKLQ; from the coding sequence ATGAAAAAAAGAGTAACGATGCAAGACATCGCAGACCGCCTTAATATATCGAAAAACTCCGTCTCCCAAGCCTTGCGGGGAAAAGACGGAGTGAGCAAAGAAACAAGAGAGCTGGTAAAACGCGTTGCGAAAGAAATGGGGTACCAATATCCATCATCACGGAAACAGCCTCGGGGAGGAAAAGCAGGAAGCATTGCCCTCATCGCCTCTGATCGCACGTTTTCACTCAAGTTTTTTGGTGAAATATACTTAAGCATTGAAAAAGAAGTGTTATCACGGGGGATGAAACTGCATATTCAATCAATCAACCAAAAACAAAAAGAAGAGCTGATTTTGCCTTCTTTTATTGAAGATAAATTAGTAGATGGCGTCCTGATCCTCTCGCATATCAGCACGAAATATATTAATAAAGTCATAGCGACGGGCATTCCCACCGTTCTCGTCGATCACCACCATCCGAACATCCAAGCGGACGCCGTATTAACCAACAACCGTTTTGGAGCGTATATGGCCGTTCAGCACCTACTTGAGCTCAATCATAAAGAGATTGCGTTTGTGGGGGACATCGACTGCTCGCCAAGCTATCAGGAGCGATACGAAGGTTATTTGCTTGCCCTTAAAGATTACGGGATCGAACCGAAGGAAGAATTCATATTTCACCATGCCAAAGAAGACGAAAAGGTAATATCCCACTATATACGCCAGCTAAAGCAACAGCCAACGGCATGGTTTTGCGTCAATGATGGATTCGGCTTTTTCGTTAGTTCCAGCTTGCAGCAGCAAGGAATCAAAGTTCCAGCCCAGGCGTCCGTTTGCAGCTACGACAACGGACAACTTTCGCAAATTTCGATTCCAAAAATAACAACTGTGGACATCGATCTCAATTTATATGGAAAAAGAGCGGTAGAACTTCTTTTATGGAGGCTGGAAAATAAAAACGAACCTTTTCAAGAAATTCTTCTTTCGACGAAACTGATTAAGCGGGAATCGACCGCCTTCGCTCCGAACAAGCTCCAATAA
- a CDS encoding NADPH-dependent FMN reductase, which yields MKLLGISGTITGSKTLAVVEKVIELARQYDPQIETEILDLKKFDVQFCDGRHPSTYEGDTKKVIDMVSAADSYIIGTPIFQASLSGALKNLFDLVPPSVFRNKVIGFIATGGTYQHYLVIENQLKPIAGYFRAYIAPDYVYVHTDHFNRNNEIIDDDIKLRMANLAKEVVHMSKVLAPLGKL from the coding sequence ATGAAATTGCTTGGTATATCAGGGACGATTACAGGTTCAAAAACTCTCGCTGTGGTGGAAAAAGTCATCGAACTAGCCCGCCAATATGATCCGCAGATCGAAACGGAAATATTGGATCTCAAAAAGTTTGATGTTCAATTTTGCGATGGCCGCCATCCTAGTACATATGAGGGGGATACCAAAAAAGTCATTGATATGGTAAGCGCTGCGGATAGTTATATCATCGGTACGCCGATCTTCCAGGCCTCCTTATCCGGGGCGTTAAAGAACCTGTTTGATTTGGTTCCTCCCTCTGTCTTTCGGAACAAGGTGATCGGTTTTATTGCGACGGGAGGAACGTATCAGCATTACTTGGTCATTGAAAATCAGTTAAAACCGATTGCCGGATATTTTCGGGCGTATATCGCCCCGGATTATGTTTATGTCCATACCGACCACTTCAATCGGAACAACGAGATCATCGATGATGATATAAAATTGCGAATGGCGAACTTGGCTAAAGAAGTGGTTCATATGAGCAAAGTGTTAGCCCCATTGGGAAAATTATAA
- a CDS encoding YecA family protein, with product MALISRNAPCPCGSGRKYKHCCGKTKTVSLQSIVERELEECVLDVLAYAADRYEDEIVPFLEEWETEELPEALAIGIELFVTNWAIFCLPLEGENTTIFASYLQDRRSARWRPAVRTQIESWQGAVPSFDELIGRDGERNLFVRDVLTGEEKQVHIFEADEVPEMEEGDILIGLLVPYGQAYTYFTTLLAFPRNSAGRLIAALRQEQEQHGETDGRAFLCHAFPEAMGLAVRLLIWEFVRQMEWEKPEYEAVMQELERRLPNDQEEALVRAHAVWRMYCNKEHPRIGHPAVYAAALHYFVCAIAGEEELEEEEVACLYEVPLDKMSAKVDDLMLFSFDSMIDDDDEEWDDEDLDFLDDDDWELDDEEDVFADDYWDLSDEDGWLFDDDGEEDEIDLLFDELMAKMEELLEREGWDEKKVMKLTEDLVAEWVAAGEIDEADAELVCEAMQALALEVMRAQHKG from the coding sequence TTGGCACTGATTTCGCGGAATGCTCCGTGCCCGTGCGGGAGCGGTAGAAAGTATAAGCATTGCTGCGGCAAGACAAAAACCGTTTCATTGCAGTCGATCGTGGAACGGGAGCTAGAGGAATGTGTGCTCGATGTATTGGCGTATGCAGCGGACCGTTATGAAGACGAGATCGTTCCGTTTCTCGAAGAGTGGGAGACGGAAGAGCTGCCGGAAGCGCTGGCGATTGGAATCGAACTGTTTGTCACCAACTGGGCGATTTTCTGCCTTCCGCTAGAAGGCGAAAACACAACGATTTTCGCTTCTTATTTGCAAGACCGGCGCAGTGCGCGCTGGCGTCCGGCGGTACGGACGCAAATCGAGTCGTGGCAAGGCGCGGTGCCGTCGTTCGACGAGCTCATCGGCCGCGATGGGGAGCGGAATTTGTTCGTCCGGGATGTGCTGACCGGGGAAGAAAAGCAGGTCCATATTTTCGAGGCCGATGAAGTGCCGGAGATGGAAGAAGGGGATATCCTTATCGGTTTATTAGTGCCATATGGACAAGCGTATACGTATTTCACGACGCTGCTTGCGTTTCCACGCAATAGTGCCGGACGGTTGATCGCCGCACTGCGCCAAGAGCAGGAGCAGCACGGGGAAACCGATGGCCGCGCGTTTTTGTGCCACGCTTTTCCAGAGGCGATGGGTCTTGCGGTGAGACTGCTCATTTGGGAGTTCGTGCGGCAAATGGAATGGGAAAAGCCGGAATACGAGGCGGTGATGCAGGAGCTGGAGCGCCGTCTCCCGAATGACCAAGAGGAGGCGCTGGTGCGGGCGCATGCCGTCTGGCGCATGTATTGCAATAAGGAGCATCCGCGTATCGGCCATCCAGCAGTATATGCGGCCGCCCTCCATTATTTCGTCTGCGCCATAGCGGGCGAGGAAGAGTTGGAGGAAGAGGAGGTCGCCTGCTTATACGAGGTGCCGCTTGACAAGATGTCCGCCAAAGTGGACGATTTGATGCTCTTTTCTTTCGACAGCATGATCGATGATGACGACGAAGAGTGGGACGATGAAGATTTGGATTTTCTCGATGATGACGACTGGGAGCTGGATGATGAGGAGGACGTTTTTGCTGACGATTATTGGGACCTTTCCGATGAGGACGGGTGGCTCTTCGATGACGATGGGGAAGAGGACGAAATCGACTTATTGTTTGACGAGCTGATGGCGAAAATGGAGGAGCTGCTCGAGCGGGAAGGCTGGGATGAGAAAAAGGTGATGAAATTAACCGAAGACCTGGTGGCCGAATGGGTCGCTGCAGGGGAGATCGATGAAGCTGACGCCGAGCTAGTCTGTGAGGCGATGCAAGCGCTAGCGCTCGAAGTGATGCGGGCGCAACACAAAGGCTAG
- a CDS encoding MFS transporter translates to MKKIKDALPLYETKRRPDWKLYVSLPVLSWALYDFANTIFSSNVNTIFFPLYVSETVGKSESLNQIASTFISYANALASFFLVIFSPLYGTWIDRTGRRKKWLGIFTVLSVAATLLMGVAGYSNDANFIFGLPASFVIIVLLFVAAKFFYHSSLVFYDSMISSLGNKQEIPLISGFGVAVGYVGTLVGLAVYPFVGEKDYYRAFIPSALLFLLFSLPLFFFVKEETAALKQKAGFFAGYRDIYATFKEMKKYQNIFTFMIAYFFLNDAIATTIAIMSVYAKAIAGFTAGEFILLYLVSTVSSIIGSFLFGYITRSKGAKKAVLYVGIMMCVALAIGAFAFSKLSFWIAGSLFGVSLGAMWVTSRTYIVELSPKDKQGQFFGLFAFSGKVSAIIGPAIYGSITLLLHSYGNIANRLAMGSLLVMVLLGIFFLRKVKPQAPAEPGI, encoded by the coding sequence GTGAAGAAGATAAAAGATGCCTTGCCTTTGTATGAAACGAAGAGGCGGCCGGACTGGAAACTGTATGTTTCTTTACCGGTTTTATCGTGGGCGTTGTATGATTTTGCGAATACGATTTTTTCCTCGAATGTAAATACGATTTTTTTCCCGCTTTATGTTTCGGAAACGGTGGGAAAAAGCGAGAGCCTGAACCAGATCGCCAGTACATTTATTTCGTATGCGAATGCGTTAGCCTCTTTCTTTTTAGTTATATTTTCTCCTTTATACGGCACATGGATTGACCGGACTGGGAGAAGAAAGAAATGGCTTGGGATATTTACAGTTCTTTCGGTTGCGGCGACTTTGCTCATGGGCGTTGCCGGATATTCGAACGATGCGAATTTCATTTTTGGATTGCCAGCGTCTTTTGTCATAATCGTGCTTTTATTTGTCGCGGCAAAGTTTTTTTACCATTCGAGCCTCGTTTTTTATGATTCCATGATTTCTAGTTTGGGAAATAAACAGGAAATTCCGCTCATCTCCGGTTTTGGCGTTGCCGTCGGATATGTCGGAACGCTTGTCGGGCTTGCCGTGTATCCGTTTGTTGGCGAAAAGGATTACTACCGGGCTTTTATTCCAAGCGCCCTTTTGTTTCTCCTTTTTTCTTTGCCGCTTTTTTTCTTTGTCAAAGAAGAAACCGCTGCGCTAAAGCAAAAGGCCGGATTTTTTGCGGGCTATCGGGATATTTATGCGACGTTTAAAGAAATGAAAAAGTATCAAAACATTTTTACTTTCATGATTGCTTATTTCTTTTTAAATGACGCTATAGCGACAACGATCGCCATCATGTCCGTTTATGCTAAGGCCATAGCTGGGTTTACGGCGGGGGAATTTATCCTTTTATATTTAGTTTCCACCGTTTCTAGCATTATAGGTTCCTTTCTTTTTGGCTATATTACGAGAAGCAAAGGGGCAAAAAAAGCGGTTTTGTATGTCGGCATCATGATGTGCGTCGCCCTGGCGATAGGGGCGTTTGCTTTTTCCAAGCTGTCTTTTTGGATCGCTGGAAGTTTGTTCGGCGTCAGTTTAGGAGCGATGTGGGTCACTTCGAGAACGTATATAGTCGAACTTTCGCCGAAAGACAAGCAAGGGCAATTTTTCGGATTGTTCGCTTTTTCCGGAAAAGTGTCGGCCATCATCGGTCCGGCGATTTACGGAAGCATTACCCTCCTTCTTCATTCGTATGGAAATATTGCCAATCGGTTGGCGATGGGATCGCTGCTGGTGATGGTGCTCCTTGGCATTTTCTTTTTGCGAAAGGTAAAGCCGCAGGCGCCTGCCGAGCCGGGAATCTAA